A window of Ranitomeya variabilis isolate aRanVar5 chromosome 2, aRanVar5.hap1, whole genome shotgun sequence contains these coding sequences:
- the ZDHHC12 gene encoding palmitoyltransferase ZDHHC12 isoform X1 — translation METLPRSSGCSQLPGWFLRPPGLGLRAVMFHTVWGSGCGVRTVHTLLTCGVTLLLLLHHPDLSPQENAWIHLPTLVFVLMVTCSTALYYGVSLMDPGYVLSYCDEKYPPSAANHKQEMTSLSPGTLRMRRCGYCLLKQPMRARHCKSCQRCVRRYDHHCPWIENCVGEKNHRVFILYLVLQLLVLLWAVRIAWSGLHPAGTWDEWLRANIFLLAAFGVIAVFTVVVSLLLVSHMYLISCNVTTWEFMSHHRIAYLKQCDSDTNPFDRGLIRNVWSFFCTCGNVVWERLYFRDAITTV, via the exons ATGGAAACACTTCCGCGTTCCAGCGGCTGCTCTCAGCTTCCGGGCTGGTTTCTCCGGCCTCCCGGCCTGGGTCTTAGAGCCGTCATGTTCCACACGGTGTGGGGCTCCGGGTGCGGGGTCAGGACGGTGCACACGCTGCTGACGTGCGGGGTGACCCTGCTGCTGCTCCTGCACCACCCTG ATCTCTCTCCCCAGGAGAATGCCTGGATCCATCTGCCAACTCTCGTGTTTGTGTTGATGGTCACATGCTCCACGGCGCTGTATTATGGAGTGTCGCTCATGGACCCGGGCTATGTGCTTTCCTACTGTGATGAGAAG tatcctccctctGCAGCGAATCACAAGCAGGAGATGACGTCACTGAGCCCTGGCACGTTGCGGATGAGACGCTGTGGATATTGCTTGTTAAAG CAGCCGATGAGGGCTCGACACTGCAAATCCTGCCAGCGCTGTGTGCGGAGGTACGACCATCACTGCCCATGGATCGAGAACTGTGTGGGGGAGAAGAACCATCGAGTCTTCATCTTGTACTTGGTTCTTCAGCTGCTGGTGCTGCTCTGGGCTGTCCGCATCGCATg GTCCGGACTTCACCCTGCAGGGACCTGGGACGAGTGGCTGCGTGCCAACATCTTCTTGCTTGCGGCGTTCGGTGTGATCGCGGTGTTCACCGTGGTAGTGAGTCTGCTGCTCGTCAGCCACATGTATCTCATCTCCTGCAATGTCACTACCTGGGAGTTCATGTCCCACCACCGCATCGCCTACCTGAAGCAGTGCGACTCGGACACTAACCCCTTTGACAGGGGTCTCATCCGGAACGTGTGGAGCTTCTTCTGTACGTGCGGTAATGTGGTCTGGGAACGGCTTTATTTCAGAGACGCCATAACCACAGTGTGA
- the ZDHHC12 gene encoding palmitoyltransferase ZDHHC12 isoform X3, with product METLPRSSGCSQLPGWFLRPPGLGLRAVMFHTVWGSGCGVRTVHTLLTCGVTLLLLLHHPDLSPQENAWIHLPTLVFVLMVTCSTALYYGVSLMDPGYVLSYCDEKQPMRARHCKSCQRCVRRYDHHCPWIENCVGEKNHRVFILYLVLQLLVLLWAVRIAWSGLHPAGTWDEWLRANIFLLAAFGVIAVFTVVVSLLLVSHMYLISCNVTTWEFMSHHRIAYLKQCDSDTNPFDRGLIRNVWSFFCTCGNVVWERLYFRDAITTV from the exons ATGGAAACACTTCCGCGTTCCAGCGGCTGCTCTCAGCTTCCGGGCTGGTTTCTCCGGCCTCCCGGCCTGGGTCTTAGAGCCGTCATGTTCCACACGGTGTGGGGCTCCGGGTGCGGGGTCAGGACGGTGCACACGCTGCTGACGTGCGGGGTGACCCTGCTGCTGCTCCTGCACCACCCTG ATCTCTCTCCCCAGGAGAATGCCTGGATCCATCTGCCAACTCTCGTGTTTGTGTTGATGGTCACATGCTCCACGGCGCTGTATTATGGAGTGTCGCTCATGGACCCGGGCTATGTGCTTTCCTACTGTGATGAGAAG CAGCCGATGAGGGCTCGACACTGCAAATCCTGCCAGCGCTGTGTGCGGAGGTACGACCATCACTGCCCATGGATCGAGAACTGTGTGGGGGAGAAGAACCATCGAGTCTTCATCTTGTACTTGGTTCTTCAGCTGCTGGTGCTGCTCTGGGCTGTCCGCATCGCATg GTCCGGACTTCACCCTGCAGGGACCTGGGACGAGTGGCTGCGTGCCAACATCTTCTTGCTTGCGGCGTTCGGTGTGATCGCGGTGTTCACCGTGGTAGTGAGTCTGCTGCTCGTCAGCCACATGTATCTCATCTCCTGCAATGTCACTACCTGGGAGTTCATGTCCCACCACCGCATCGCCTACCTGAAGCAGTGCGACTCGGACACTAACCCCTTTGACAGGGGTCTCATCCGGAACGTGTGGAGCTTCTTCTGTACGTGCGGTAATGTGGTCTGGGAACGGCTTTATTTCAGAGACGCCATAACCACAGTGTGA
- the ZDHHC12 gene encoding palmitoyltransferase ZDHHC12 isoform X2, translated as METLPRSSGCSQLPGWFLRPPGLGLRAVMFHTVWGSGCGVRTVHTLLTCGVTLLLLLHHPDLSPQENAWIHLPTLVFVLMVTCSTALYYGVSLMDPGYVLSYCDEKYPPSAANHKQEMTSLSPGTLRMRRCGYCLLKPMRARHCKSCQRCVRRYDHHCPWIENCVGEKNHRVFILYLVLQLLVLLWAVRIAWSGLHPAGTWDEWLRANIFLLAAFGVIAVFTVVVSLLLVSHMYLISCNVTTWEFMSHHRIAYLKQCDSDTNPFDRGLIRNVWSFFCTCGNVVWERLYFRDAITTV; from the exons ATGGAAACACTTCCGCGTTCCAGCGGCTGCTCTCAGCTTCCGGGCTGGTTTCTCCGGCCTCCCGGCCTGGGTCTTAGAGCCGTCATGTTCCACACGGTGTGGGGCTCCGGGTGCGGGGTCAGGACGGTGCACACGCTGCTGACGTGCGGGGTGACCCTGCTGCTGCTCCTGCACCACCCTG ATCTCTCTCCCCAGGAGAATGCCTGGATCCATCTGCCAACTCTCGTGTTTGTGTTGATGGTCACATGCTCCACGGCGCTGTATTATGGAGTGTCGCTCATGGACCCGGGCTATGTGCTTTCCTACTGTGATGAGAAG tatcctccctctGCAGCGAATCACAAGCAGGAGATGACGTCACTGAGCCCTGGCACGTTGCGGATGAGACGCTGTGGATATTGCTTGTTAAAG CCGATGAGGGCTCGACACTGCAAATCCTGCCAGCGCTGTGTGCGGAGGTACGACCATCACTGCCCATGGATCGAGAACTGTGTGGGGGAGAAGAACCATCGAGTCTTCATCTTGTACTTGGTTCTTCAGCTGCTGGTGCTGCTCTGGGCTGTCCGCATCGCATg GTCCGGACTTCACCCTGCAGGGACCTGGGACGAGTGGCTGCGTGCCAACATCTTCTTGCTTGCGGCGTTCGGTGTGATCGCGGTGTTCACCGTGGTAGTGAGTCTGCTGCTCGTCAGCCACATGTATCTCATCTCCTGCAATGTCACTACCTGGGAGTTCATGTCCCACCACCGCATCGCCTACCTGAAGCAGTGCGACTCGGACACTAACCCCTTTGACAGGGGTCTCATCCGGAACGTGTGGAGCTTCTTCTGTACGTGCGGTAATGTGGTCTGGGAACGGCTTTATTTCAGAGACGCCATAACCACAGTGTGA
- the LOC143809300 gene encoding uncharacterized protein LOC143809300, producing MVRRHRTAHSRRPLASPRPPRSSITRAVLPPELRGSQFDGVALETWVLTQAGLSADVIGTMIRARKPASAKIYYRTWKAFFSWCESRGQIPLPYSLPKVLGFLQSGLEARLSLGSLKSQVSALSVLFQKRIATKPQVRTFLQGVSRLVPPYRRPLETWDLNLVLTALQEPPFEPLKEVPLRLLSQKVVFLVAITSLRRVSELTALSCRRPFLAFHQDKVVLRTVPSFLPKVVSDFHLNEEISLPSLCPVPVHRVEKALHTLDLVRALRIYVSRTASFRRSDSLFLLPEGGHKGMPASKATLARWIKSTIQEAYRLKNSPLPAGITAHSTRAVGASWAIRHQASAQVCKAATWTSLHTFTKHYRVHTQSSADASLGRRVLQVAVP from the exons atggtacgccgacatcgtacagctCACAGCAGAcgtcccctggcgtctccccgaccgccacgatcttctatcacaagggccgttctaccaccagaactcaggggctctcaatttgacggcgtggcccttgagacctgggttctaacccaggcagggctctcggcagatgtcattggaaccatgatcagagcacggaaaccagcctctgccaagatttattaccgtacctggaaagctttcttttcctggtgcgaatctcgtggccagatcccactcccttattccctacccaaagtacttggttttctccaatcgggtctggaggccaggctgtcattgggctcacttaagagccaggtgtcagccctctcagtgcttttccaaaagcgcattgctaccaagccgcaagtaagaactttccttcagggggtttcccgattggttcccccctacagacgaccactggaaacgtgggacctcaacctggtcctgacagcattgcaggaaccacccttcgaaccccttaaggaggtcccgctccgccttctttcccagaaggtggttttcctggtggcaatcacctcgctacgcagggtgtctgaactgacagcactctcctgcagacggcctttcctggcatttcaccaggacaaggtagttcttcgtacggtcccatccttccttccgaaggttgtgtccgacttccacctcaatgaggaaatttcactaccatccctttgtccagttccggttcatagagtggagaaggctctgcatacgcttgaccttgtcagggctttgcgtatatacgtgtctaggactgcgtccttccggaggtctgattcccttttcctccttccggaaggcggccacaagggtatgccagcttccaaagctactcttgccaggtggatcaaatccaccatacaagaggcgtaccgccttaagaattctcctcttccagccggtattacggcacactctacacgggcggtaggggcctcctgggccattcggcaccaggcttcggcacaagtgtgtaaggcggccacttggactagcttacacacgtttactaaacactacagggttcatacccagtcctcagcggacgcgagcctgggtagacgtgtacTGCAGGTGGCg gtgccctag